A single region of the Vespula pensylvanica isolate Volc-1 chromosome 8, ASM1446617v1, whole genome shotgun sequence genome encodes:
- the LOC122630929 gene encoding acetylcholine receptor subunit beta-like 1, with translation MYFFLSFARFILISSILCIGLCSEDEERLVRDLFRGYNKLIRPVQNMTEKVHVKFGLAFVQLINVNEKNQIMKSNVWLRFVWMDYQLQWDEADYGGIGVLRLPPDKVWKPDIVLFNNADGNYEVRYKSNVLIYPNGEVLWVPPAIYQSSCTIDVTYFPFDQQTCIMKFGSWTFNGDQVSLALYNDKSFVDLSDYWKSGTWDIISVPAYLNTYQSELPTETDITFYIIIRRKTLFYTVNLILPTVLISFLCVLVFYLPAEAGEKVTLGISILLSLVVFLLLVSKILPPTSLVLPLIAKYLLFTFIMNTVSILVTVIIINWNFRGPRTHRMPQMIRRLFLKYLPRILLMRRPKKTRLRWMMENPSVTMPSSTYSGSPTELPKHLPSSLTKSKMEVMELSDLHHPNCKINRKVHHTTSGSSAAGAGEALGDRRGSESSDSILLSPEASKATEAVEFIAEHLRNEDLYIQTREDWKYVAMVIDRLQLYTFFLVTTAGTIGILMDAPHIFEYVDQDHIIEIYRGK, from the exons atgtatttttttttgagcTTTGCACGATTCATCCTTATATCGTCGATACTCTGTATCG GTCTCTGCTCCGAAGATGAGGAGAGGTTGGTACGAGATCTCTTTAGAGGGTATAACAAGCTGATCAGACCTGTCCAAAATATGACGGAGAAGGTGCACGTCAAATTTGGACTTGCCTTCGTTCAGCTTATCAACGTG aatGAGAAAAATCAGATCATGAAGTCGAACGTATGGTTGAGATTCGTATGGATGGATTATCAATTGCAATGGGACGAAGCGGATTATGGTGGCATTGGAGTACTCAGGTTACCGCCCGATAAAGTATGGAAGCCGGATATAGTATTGTTCAACAA TGCCGATGGTAATTACGAGGTACGTTACAAAAGTAACGTTTTGATTTATCCTAACGGCGAAGTACTTTGGGTACCACCAGCGATCTATCAAAGTTCTTGCACTATCGACGTCACCTATTTTCCGTTCGATCAACAAACATGTATTATGAAGTTCGGTTCGTGGACATTCAATGGCGATCAGGTATCCTTAGCTCTTTACAACGACAAAAGCTTCGTCGACCTCTCAGATTACTGGAAAAGCGGTACCTGGGATATAATCAGTGTGCCAGCTTACTTGAATACCTATCAGAGCGAGTTACCAACCGAAACCGATATCACGTTCTACATCATAATACGACGAAAAACGCTCTTCTATACAGTGAATTTGATCTTGCCTACAGTTCTGATCTCCTTTCTTTGCGTTTTGGTCTTTTACTTACCTGCGGAAGCTGGTGAAAAGGTGACACTGGGTATAAGTATTCTCTTATCATTGGTTGTGTTCCTCTTGCTGGTTAGCAAGATCCTACCACCCACGTCTCTCGTATTACCGCTGATAGCCaagtatcttctttttactttcatcaTGAATACCGTTAGTATCCTGGTAACCGTGATCATTATAAATTGGAATTTCCGTGGGCCACGTACTCACAGGATGCCGCAAATGATACGAAGACTCTTTCTAAAGTATCTACCGAGGATTCTTTTGATGCGACGACCGAAAAAGACGCGTCTCAGATGGATGATGGAGAACCCAAGCGTAACCATGCCATCCTCGACTTATTCCGGTAGCCCTACGGAATTGCCAAAACATCTGCCATCCTCTTTGACGAAGAGTAAGATGGAAGTGATGGAGTTATCCGATCTACATCATCCAAATTGTAAGATCAATCGTAAGGTTCATCATACGACAAGCGGCTCGAGCGCAGCAGGTGCTGGTGAAGCTCTTGGCGACAGAAGAGGATCCGAAAGTTCTGATTCTATTCTTCTAAGTCCTGAAGCTAGCAAGGCTACCGAGGCAGTCGAATTCATTGCTGAGCATCTTAGAAACGAAGACTTGTATATACAG aCAAGGGAAGATTGGAAATACGTCGCGATGGTGATAGATCGATTACAGCTTTACACCTTCTTCTTAGTCACCACAGCTGGCACCATAGGGATTCTGATGGACGCACCCCATATTTTCGAGTATGTGGACCAGGATCATATTATAGAGATTTATCGCGGCAAATAA